From the genome of Diorhabda carinulata isolate Delta chromosome 2, icDioCari1.1, whole genome shotgun sequence:
aCCGAATTTGAAGAAATTAGATTTgagcaataattttattagtaatttggAAAACTCCGAGATTTTCGAAAAACTACCTCATCTAGCTCGCCTCGATTTAAGTTTCAACAGCTTTAAAACTTTACCTGATTTTATATTCAATCCATTAGTAAAGCTCACGCATTTAGACATTAGTTACAATTATATGGGAGCATATCTGACGCAATCAAAAActgttttggaaaaaatgctttGTCTAACTCCGAATTTGACACATCTTCATATGGATGGTTTGGGAATTAAAGAATTGCCAGCTGGTTACTTCGATGGTTTCGATAATTTGAAAGATTTATCTTTGGCCGATAACGAATTTACTCTGATACCCACAGTTCCTTATAGTGTAGAACAACTGGATTTATCGGGAAATAAATTGAGTTTCGTATCGGCGAATTACCTCAACTATCATTCTCTCAAAGTGTTAAAATTAAACAGAATGGTAACTTTAACTGTAATCCCCCATTacgcattttataatttgttcGCGCTTGAAAAACTATTCATTACCGACTGTCCCAATTTGAAAGAATTCAGTGAACTAGCATTTGACGTGCTTTCCAAAGATATCGATCACCACATCAAAGTTTTATCTCTGGCGAGAAATGGTTTGAATAGTTTGAACGAATCCTATAAATACTTATTCAGAAAGATGGAACACGTCGACTTAACCCTTAATCCATGGGTGTGTGATTGTAATATTCTGTGGCTACAAAATTTCGCTTTGGAATTTTTTAGATCCCATGAAATAAGGTaagatataaatgaatttaagaAACGAGACATGTGTGGCCATCTATTCGGTCGAAAacaaatgtattaatataaGGTGTCGTGAATAGATGGCATCGGCTATTTTTActtcatcatttttgtagaTGTCACTATCCTTCCGAGCTCAGATTGAAAAAGATTCTTGAACTCCAACCGAGCGATGTCAAAGACTGTTATCCAGCTATTTACGGAAAGAAGAGTCACAGAGTGTTGATTGTAGTATTATCCATGACCGTTGTAGTATTATGTGgactcattttttatttattaagataTCCTATAAAGGGACTCTCCAGTAAACATAGAATATCTCCTAATTCTCCTTATGGTTTAACTTCGACTGAAGAACAATagtaatatttctttatttctattccaaatgtttatatttagtattttcatacaaatcatcttatcaaaaatatatatttaggtataataaattttgttttgttataaaaatatagttatttgaaactacaaatatttttaaaccccactaattatataaaatgtacaCATATAAGTAATATGTGTTgcctaaaattataaaaattgacaaGATGTCATCTGAATTTGTCGTGGAAGCGAAAGACAAAACTAAATACTTGTGGGTAACTAACAATCTAGTCTTTAAatttagttcatttttatttcaaatgtatttatgtttaaaaatttcaaattaattaattttgaactaAAACAATGCATAAGAGTTGCTACATCAAACGTCaacattttattaacaataaaaagtcgctcatttgatttttccaaaatagcCAATAGGCGTCGAGTATTCATCTCGTGTATGTATATGAATAACGGCCAGTATATAACGACATTGGGTATTCTAATTGTTTGTTACagtgaaatttatttagttcgtaattgtaaaaattagccaaaatcaaaaaaatactgtaaaaacATTGTGGTTGAATTTCGCGCGCTTTCCTTGATGACAGAAACAATATGGCCATTTTCCTAATTTCCGCTCAATTACTAAATATGCatcaaattataacaattttcaccTAAtaactcttatttttttttttttcaatgaccACTATAACGACTGACACTATCAAAAAGATTAATTTCTTACCAATCAAATCTATATACTCAGATTTTGCGGCAATTCTGATTTAATTTGTAATCCAAGAATTTAATTTTGGTTCCCATAGTAGCTCATGTTAAAGAAGTGAACTTTAAACTCAAATTTCTTCAGATTTTGATCCATAACGCATATAAAGAAGGGTAATGTATATACTGATTTCAAtatatcagatttgacatattaaaattagtgttgccatatctgaaAACTTAGCATCGACATAGGGTGGATTTTGAAGTATTCACAATTTCCTACAAGTATATctgaaaatttagtttttcttttgtcATTTTGTGATTTATCAAGTGAACTATCACCACTTAATAAAAGAGTCAAATTTTCAGGTTAGAAACACCACTTATGtcatagaaaacaatttttcaataactctaatatttttaaaattgacttAACTAAAAGTAAAAGCAAGTAAAATAGTCTTTAACAAAATCATCATTACATCAATAATTCCCTAATATTAATTGGATTTCTCAAAGTTTTTATTAGATGCTCCaggtatatttattaaattaataaaatattaatcagTTTGGTATAGGAAAGAAATAAAACTCAAACAAAAAATCAGTACACATATAATAATCAcactttgtatataattttataatactttatAAAAAGCTACCTACAGTATGTTTACAGAATTTCATTGATTActattttggttttattctgGTTTCTATTCatccaatttaaaaattttttaatcattataaaattaattatttgtgtaatgaatttggaaaagtaatattttttctaattttgagtaaaatatgATGACCTTGATAATGGAAGATTCAACTTAATGACCCATTCAAGATCGAAAAAGGGGTGAGACAAGGTGACGGACTACAACCCCACTGTTCATAATTAGTCTTCATTAAGCatttgcgcagaatcgtcaccgtaccaatGACGGTTCTTCGATGGGTTAGAACGAACCTTTTATTACATTCAGACAATAGAAACCAGTAAATTCTCCATAATTATTCAGATTATTGAATCATGTTTGAtcgtataaaatatatatgtatctATTAAGTACCTACAATGTTTggatacataaaaaaatgtagtaaaaaaGAAGGAACTTTATTACACAGggtgaattatttttaatagttttcggtaatattatcttcaattattacaaaataatatcaatactaGCTATAAATACAAGGCGattgaatttattctaaatgaacaatatcgaaatttgagcgctacatttataaaaaataaataaattcgttaaaaattgtaaaaaggtgtatatttttaaaaataacacgTATAAAAATAATGCTAATAACACTGAGTATTTGGATTTTTTGTAACATTGTGAGGATTCGGTATGTTTTGTGCGTCACTCAAAAAAAGgactgtattaatatatatcCAAAAAGTTGCGCCAGCCATTTTATATTATACGacgtctggctattaaataactgCCGAGAGCAATTTTGATCgtatttttcgacattaacggtatcgtaataactgaatgggttccagagtgtcagactgtcaaccaaacttactatttgtcagttttggcaacactgcaagAACGAGTTTGTAAAAAACGGCCCAAGTTGTGGAAGAACAACTCATGGACTTTGcatcaggacaacgcacctgcccataacgcgctatatgtgaagcagtatttggccaataagcgcactccagtgccCGAGcacccgccgtactcaccagatttgacaCCGTGCGacaatggaagaaaaatattctataagaacacaaatataatttagaattaATGCTCtcaaaatatgcataaaattgTCAAAACAAGATTGCATGATGTGATTAATAAAACTTTGATAaaggtaataattttttatttgtggagGCGCCCGAAGGTATTTTCAACAAATCAACATCAAAAAGGGCACTTCAATCTCACttataatcaattgaaaaaaaaacccaCAAATATATATCGATCGTTTtcgacaaaaatatatattttcttattaccactaataattattattaaatgagaTATGCATAAAAATCAAATCAGTCTATCAAAAGACCTCGAGTACTCTATTGGTCATACAGATGTCTCAGAATTTAACCTCAGGACAAATTTGTTGCTCTTTGGATCCACCACCTCCTCGGTGACATTAAAATGtggtaattttttgatattgcaCAATATCGAGACGTCATTTTGTCTCAACTGGAAAACAACCCCATCTCTAATGGGTCTCGTTAAAATTTCTTCACATATCAATGCCCACGTTTGCACTTCCTTCTTTTCTTTATCATTTTGTAAAACTGGTTCAGCTACCAGATACGGTTCGAGAAAAGCTTTCGGAGTGAGATCATTACTTAAACAAGTAGCTAAATGATTTAGTATACTTTCAACGGAGTGTCGTGGTTGCTGCCTAGTTACTCGTAGATATTTCTGTAAAGCTCTAGCCATTGATGGAAATATTGCTTGAGCAGCCTCATGCGAATCCATAGGAATACTAGATATCTGATCATTGTGCAAACGTTTGATATGGGTGAAGGCTTCTTCTGCTGCTGTTATCAATCTAGCTCTTCTCTTTTTAACCCTTCGTTCATATTCGTGCTCTTCATAAAACCTTTCGTTATGACTGGAATCACGCCTTCTAGCATGAGC
Proteins encoded in this window:
- the LOC130902847 gene encoding phospholipase A2 inhibitor beta-like, whose product is MFLKLYRILVFLLCLNVVYSDICTNTTSIRCDCKEYTNIQTHLPTFFADCSSRFLTELPENINDGLNVIDFSINAIETLDANKRPLNSEDLEELIFGYNNISHVDVNFFQNLPNLKKLDLSNNFISNLENSEIFEKLPHLARLDLSFNSFKTLPDFIFNPLVKLTHLDISYNYMGAYLTQSKTVLEKMLCLTPNLTHLHMDGLGIKELPAGYFDGFDNLKDLSLADNEFTLIPTVPYSVEQLDLSGNKLSFVSANYLNYHSLKVLKLNRMVTLTVIPHYAFYNLFALEKLFITDCPNLKEFSELAFDVLSKDIDHHIKVLSLARNGLNSLNESYKYLFRKMEHVDLTLNPWVCDCNILWLQNFALEFFRSHEIRCHYPSELRLKKILELQPSDVKDCYPAIYGKKSHRVLIVVLSMTVVVLCGLIFYLLRYPIKGLSSKHRISPNSPYGLTSTEEQ